The Streptomyces spororaveus genome includes a region encoding these proteins:
- a CDS encoding FG-GAP-like repeat-containing protein has product MRGFVQPKPPNLPASPAEKPGTPLKAGPAAKPLAERNSTSGLAAAGVPNPDWVSAYATAYPATLSIGGQTKFSSVAASSVSGLWLYVMDEQKNPVLQQEIKRATDDPSGKYVENGAWCYGWWPSSSYPVDQCFWWSSSLLGGHLQDGKKYYAWIFLMGADGSSSPGGTTSPLVEAFYTPDIPGTQAGLCTCYGQSYRADPVNTATGMFYDRNTDAALPGAGTPFSLDRTYRSDSTTAGLLGRGWSTRFDSKLTIAAGSGATLLTADGAQVVFKEQAGGAYRTPAGSTLKLARTGTTYVVTTTDHTRHTYNASGQLTSLTDRGGQGLTLTYSSGRLTSVTDAAGRSIPFTLDAAGLLTKVALPDGTAVSYSYTGGLLTSATDQAGKAVTYTYGADKRVATVTGRGGGKISNTYDAAGRVVSQTDGSGRTTTFAWDNKRESHTTDPNGGVWTDVYSGNVLLESTDPYGKRVSYGYDRNLRPVSITDARGNTTEMTYDAAGRMATRKSPASAGLTESWTYDAAGNIAGHTDSRGKATAYTYDAANRLASSTDPSGGKVVYAYTGTGALASLTSPRGKATAYAYDPAGNRTSVTTPAGEKTTFRYDAAGRVTAMTDPRGNVAGADPDAFTTTYAYDPRGLLGSATDPLGRTTTYGYDDAGRLTSVKDPAGRTTAYAYDTAGRLTKSTSPAGKTATRTYDAHGNLTSSTDALGNKTTYTYDKSNRLLSAVSPRGNASGANAAAYTTSYGYDESGNRTTVTDPSGAVTTTAYDALNRPVSVTDALGQITKTAYDGSDNVLSTTDPLGKVTRHTYTDTGLAASSTDPLGRVTSFDYDADGNQTSVTTPLGHRSTSTYDADGRLATQVEARGNAAGADPAKFTTTYAYDPAGNLTKVTNPLGKATGTSYDAANQVVASTDELGRTTRTDYDELGRIAKVTGPDGAVTSYAYNAAGDLATRKDPNNHTTTYGYDDAGRQTSVTDPLGRKDTFGYDPDGNRTTVTNARGVTATATFDARGLATAVGYGDTTPQASATYDALGRRKTVTDATGTRTMGFDAAGRLTGVTPSTGKGSYRYTYDDAGQLTSRTIDYTAPQPLDWSGAAQTSSGDLNGDGYTDVVRTDATSGVRTFLGRADGTFTTGTTRSGSGTGFQQILALEYTGDGKLDLLAVDKATGHLLRFDGDGKGGFAAAVDLGAGWGAMTLTPGDFNKDGKQDFLAISSTANALYFYPGNGTGGFAARTDVGPGWGAYRVVPIEYNGDGKLDLLAVNPADGHLYFYPGDGAGTFGTRTDRGAGWGAMQLVPGEFNNDGKQDFLAVDTANHKLRFYPGNGTGGFGTYIVQSDDWTPYGTPAVGRFGSSTNQGIVAPDNANRLRKWNGDGKGKLTGAAVATGPAGGAKVSYGYDADGRRTSQAGSAGTVSYGYDPDGRLTSTTLPTANGHVENRAYDNAGRLTSVTSSKGAAVLAGWQLTLDDAGRATRVAATRSGQPASYQYYGYDSAGRLLTDCTSTTSAASCPDLTAATTYTYDSVGNRKTQTRAGTATTYTYDDADQLTTAATGSTQRGFTYDADGNQTSDGTNTFGYDAKNQLTSVTAGADTYAFTYDADGYRTKAAKGSTVLRTSSWDVSGSLPVIGSEYNAAGSRTAEYQYNPLGQIQTETTGGSGYFLHHDQLGSVTDVTDTNGAARIRYGYTAFGEATRTDVAANPPATPFTYTGAYTEPATSAAGYYLRARNYDPTTGRLTGTDPAALPAGRPYTSAYAYADNSPTRFTDPTGHTPDDPGDGKVHSVGEAAGIIGDGLVEGAKLPFQFVADVYHALRGQNGGAGGFLDKYLPVRPAYRLYKAAEMFRDQGCEELYDVYSRTADELAQQVVVAGLGGLRGWQRDAAMPVGGAGRYYGPTAETRFGAPYYTPLHPESSARINPEGGRRNCGLCAIAGDELMAGKNPAPVAGAPMPLTRAQMSERTGKPWVKMNGATPLVNQMLRWGPGARAIVGAWPKTGTGHYYNVINTDGKIIFLDFQTGKPRPFAERYDEWYLMRMN; this is encoded by the coding sequence ATGCGGGGATTCGTACAACCGAAGCCCCCCAACCTCCCGGCCTCTCCGGCCGAGAAACCGGGCACACCGCTCAAGGCGGGGCCCGCCGCCAAGCCGCTGGCCGAGCGCAACAGCACGTCAGGGCTCGCGGCGGCGGGCGTTCCGAACCCCGACTGGGTATCGGCCTACGCGACCGCCTACCCGGCCACGCTGTCGATCGGCGGGCAGACGAAGTTCTCCTCGGTCGCGGCCTCGTCCGTCTCGGGTCTGTGGCTGTACGTCATGGACGAGCAGAAGAACCCGGTCCTCCAACAGGAGATCAAGCGGGCCACCGACGATCCGTCCGGCAAGTACGTGGAGAACGGCGCGTGGTGCTACGGCTGGTGGCCGTCCAGCTCCTACCCGGTGGACCAGTGCTTCTGGTGGAGCTCCAGCCTGCTCGGCGGCCATCTCCAGGACGGCAAGAAGTACTACGCCTGGATCTTCCTCATGGGAGCCGACGGCTCGTCGAGCCCCGGCGGGACCACCTCGCCGCTCGTCGAGGCCTTCTACACCCCTGACATTCCGGGTACCCAGGCCGGGCTGTGCACCTGCTACGGGCAGTCGTACCGGGCGGACCCGGTCAACACGGCGACCGGCATGTTCTACGACCGGAACACCGATGCGGCACTCCCGGGTGCCGGCACGCCCTTCTCCCTGGACCGCACCTACCGCTCCGACTCCACCACCGCCGGACTCCTGGGCCGGGGCTGGTCGACTCGCTTCGACTCCAAGCTGACGATCGCCGCCGGCAGCGGGGCAACGCTGCTGACGGCCGACGGTGCGCAGGTGGTCTTCAAGGAGCAGGCGGGCGGCGCCTACCGAACCCCGGCCGGCTCCACCCTGAAACTGGCCAGAACCGGAACGACCTACGTGGTCACCACCACCGACCACACCCGGCACACGTACAACGCATCGGGCCAGCTCACCTCCCTGACCGACCGCGGCGGTCAGGGTCTCACGCTCACCTACTCCTCGGGCCGCCTCACTTCGGTCACGGACGCGGCGGGCCGGAGCATCCCGTTCACGCTCGATGCGGCGGGACTGCTGACCAAGGTGGCGCTTCCCGACGGGACCGCGGTCTCCTACAGCTACACAGGGGGCCTGCTGACCTCCGCCACCGACCAGGCCGGCAAGGCCGTCACCTACACCTACGGCGCCGACAAGCGGGTGGCCACCGTCACCGGCCGCGGTGGCGGGAAGATCTCGAACACCTACGACGCGGCCGGCCGGGTCGTCTCCCAGACGGACGGCTCGGGCAGGACCACGACGTTCGCCTGGGACAACAAGCGCGAGTCCCACACCACCGACCCGAACGGCGGCGTCTGGACCGACGTGTACTCCGGCAACGTGCTGCTGGAGAGCACCGACCCGTACGGGAAGAGGGTCTCGTACGGCTACGACCGGAACCTGCGCCCCGTGTCGATCACCGATGCGCGCGGCAACACCACGGAGATGACGTACGACGCCGCCGGCCGCATGGCCACGCGGAAGTCTCCCGCCTCCGCCGGGCTCACGGAAAGCTGGACCTACGATGCGGCGGGGAACATCGCGGGCCACACCGACAGCCGGGGCAAGGCCACGGCGTACACCTACGACGCCGCCAACCGCCTCGCGTCGAGCACCGATCCGTCCGGCGGAAAGGTCGTCTACGCCTACACCGGCACGGGCGCGCTCGCGAGCCTGACGTCTCCGCGGGGCAAGGCCACCGCCTACGCCTACGACCCGGCCGGCAACCGTACGTCCGTCACCACACCGGCGGGCGAGAAGACCACGTTCCGCTACGACGCCGCCGGGCGGGTCACCGCGATGACCGACCCGCGGGGCAACGTCGCCGGCGCCGACCCGGACGCCTTCACCACGACGTACGCGTACGACCCGCGTGGTCTGCTCGGCTCCGCGACGGACCCCCTCGGCCGCACCACCACGTACGGCTACGACGACGCGGGCCGACTCACCTCGGTGAAAGACCCGGCGGGCCGGACCACCGCCTACGCCTACGACACGGCCGGACGGCTCACCAAGAGCACGAGTCCCGCGGGCAAGACCGCGACGCGCACCTACGACGCCCACGGCAACCTGACATCCTCCACGGACGCCCTGGGCAACAAGACCACCTACACCTACGACAAGTCGAACCGGCTGCTCAGCGCGGTCTCGCCCCGCGGCAACGCATCGGGGGCCAACGCCGCGGCCTACACGACCAGCTACGGCTATGACGAAAGCGGCAACCGGACCACGGTCACCGACCCGTCGGGCGCCGTCACGACCACCGCCTACGACGCGCTGAACCGTCCCGTCTCCGTCACCGACGCCCTGGGCCAGATCACGAAGACCGCCTACGACGGCAGCGACAACGTCCTGTCCACGACCGACCCGCTGGGGAAGGTCACCCGCCACACCTACACCGACACCGGGCTCGCCGCCTCCTCGACCGATCCGCTGGGCCGGGTCACCTCGTTCGACTACGACGCGGATGGAAACCAGACGAGCGTCACGACGCCGCTGGGACACAGGAGCACGTCGACGTACGACGCCGACGGGCGCCTGGCCACCCAGGTCGAGGCCCGGGGCAACGCCGCCGGGGCGGATCCGGCCAAGTTCACCACCACGTACGCCTACGACCCGGCGGGCAACCTGACCAAGGTCACCAACCCCCTGGGCAAGGCGACCGGCACCTCGTACGACGCGGCCAACCAGGTGGTGGCGTCGACGGACGAGCTGGGCAGGACGACCAGGACCGACTACGACGAGCTCGGGCGGATCGCGAAGGTCACCGGTCCGGACGGCGCGGTCACCAGCTACGCGTACAACGCGGCCGGTGACCTCGCCACGCGCAAGGACCCCAACAACCACACCACCACCTACGGGTACGACGACGCCGGACGGCAGACCTCGGTCACCGACCCGCTCGGCCGCAAGGACACCTTCGGCTACGACCCCGACGGCAACCGCACCACGGTCACGAATGCCCGCGGAGTCACGGCCACGGCGACGTTCGACGCCCGCGGCCTTGCGACGGCGGTCGGCTACGGCGACACCACGCCGCAGGCGTCGGCCACGTACGACGCCCTCGGGCGACGCAAGACGGTCACGGACGCCACGGGTACCCGGACCATGGGCTTCGACGCGGCCGGTCGGCTGACCGGAGTCACTCCGAGCACGGGCAAGGGCTCGTACAGGTACACCTACGACGACGCCGGGCAGCTGACCTCGCGGACCATCGACTACACCGCTCCCCAGCCGCTGGACTGGAGCGGCGCCGCGCAGACCTCCTCCGGGGACCTCAACGGAGACGGCTACACCGATGTCGTCCGTACCGACGCCACCAGCGGCGTCCGCACGTTCCTCGGACGCGCTGACGGCACCTTCACGACCGGGACGACCCGCAGCGGCTCGGGCACCGGCTTCCAGCAGATCCTCGCCCTCGAGTACACCGGAGACGGCAAGCTCGACCTGCTGGCCGTCGACAAGGCGACCGGCCACCTCCTGCGCTTCGACGGCGACGGCAAGGGCGGTTTCGCCGCCGCCGTCGACCTCGGAGCCGGCTGGGGAGCGATGACCCTCACGCCGGGCGATTTCAACAAGGACGGCAAGCAGGACTTCCTCGCCATCAGCTCCACCGCCAATGCCCTGTACTTCTACCCGGGCAACGGCACCGGAGGCTTCGCCGCCCGCACCGACGTCGGTCCCGGCTGGGGTGCCTACCGTGTCGTCCCCATCGAGTACAACGGTGACGGCAAGCTCGACCTCCTCGCCGTGAACCCGGCCGACGGGCACCTGTACTTCTACCCCGGCGACGGGGCGGGCACCTTCGGTACCCGTACCGACCGCGGCGCGGGCTGGGGCGCGATGCAGCTCGTGCCCGGCGAGTTCAACAACGACGGCAAGCAGGACTTCCTCGCCGTCGACACCGCCAACCACAAGCTGCGCTTCTATCCGGGCAACGGCACCGGCGGGTTCGGCACCTACATCGTCCAGTCCGACGACTGGACCCCGTACGGGACTCCGGCGGTGGGACGCTTCGGCTCCTCCACCAACCAGGGCATCGTGGCCCCGGACAACGCCAACCGGCTGCGCAAGTGGAACGGTGACGGCAAGGGCAAGCTGACCGGTGCCGCCGTCGCGACCGGCCCGGCAGGCGGCGCGAAGGTCAGCTACGGCTATGACGCCGACGGACGGCGCACCAGCCAGGCCGGTTCGGCGGGCACCGTCTCCTACGGCTACGACCCGGACGGCAGGCTCACGAGCACCACCCTGCCGACGGCCAACGGCCACGTCGAGAACCGCGCCTACGACAACGCGGGCCGGCTCACCTCCGTCACCAGCAGCAAGGGCGCCGCCGTCCTCGCCGGGTGGCAGCTCACCCTCGATGACGCCGGCCGGGCCACCCGGGTGGCAGCGACTCGTTCGGGCCAGCCGGCGAGCTACCAGTACTACGGATACGACAGCGCCGGCAGACTGCTCACCGACTGCACCTCGACCACGTCGGCCGCGAGCTGCCCGGACCTCACTGCCGCCACCACCTACACGTACGACTCCGTGGGCAACCGCAAGACCCAGACCAGGGCGGGCACCGCCACCACCTACACCTACGACGACGCGGACCAGCTCACGACCGCCGCCACGGGGTCCACTCAGCGCGGCTTCACCTACGACGCCGACGGAAACCAGACGTCGGACGGCACGAACACCTTCGGCTACGACGCGAAGAACCAGCTCACCTCGGTCACCGCCGGTGCGGACACGTACGCCTTCACCTACGACGCCGACGGCTACCGGACCAAGGCCGCCAAGGGCAGCACGGTCCTGCGCACCTCCTCCTGGGACGTCAGCGGATCCCTGCCCGTCATCGGGTCCGAGTACAACGCCGCCGGCAGCCGGACCGCCGAGTACCAGTACAACCCGCTCGGCCAGATCCAGACCGAGACCACCGGCGGCAGCGGCTACTTCCTCCACCACGACCAACTCGGCTCCGTCACCGACGTCACCGACACGAACGGCGCCGCGCGAATCCGCTACGGCTACACCGCGTTCGGTGAAGCCACCAGGACCGATGTGGCGGCCAACCCGCCCGCCACCCCGTTCACCTACACGGGCGCCTACACCGAGCCCGCCACCAGCGCGGCCGGCTACTACCTGAGGGCCCGCAACTACGACCCCACCACCGGCCGCCTCACCGGAACCGACCCGGCGGCCCTTCCCGCCGGCAGGCCGTACACCTCCGCCTACGCGTACGCCGACAACTCGCCCACCCGCTTCACCGACCCGACCGGCCACACTCCGGACGACCCCGGCGACGGCAAGGTCCATTCGGTCGGCGAGGCCGCCGGCATCATCGGCGACGGCCTCGTGGAAGGCGCCAAACTCCCCTTCCAGTTCGTCGCGGACGTCTACCACGCCCTCCGGGGCCAGAACGGCGGGGCCGGCGGGTTCCTCGACAAGTACCTCCCCGTCCGGCCGGCGTACCGGCTCTACAAAGCCGCCGAGATGTTCCGCGACCAAGGCTGCGAGGAGCTCTACGACGTCTACAGCCGGACTGCGGACGAACTGGCCCAGCAGGTCGTGGTCGCGGGCCTCGGTGGTCTGCGCGGCTGGCAGCGTGACGCGGCGATGCCCGTCGGAGGGGCCGGCCGCTACTACGGGCCCACCGCCGAGACACGTTTCGGTGCGCCGTACTACACCCCTCTTCACCCCGAGAGTTCGGCGAGGATCAACCCCGAGGGCGGGCGCAGGAACTGCGGCCTGTGCGCCATCGCCGGTGACGAGCTCATGGCGGGCAAGAACCCCGCGCCCGTCGCCGGGGCTCCCATGCCGCTGACACGCGCCCAGATGAGCGAGAGGACCGGCAAGCCCTGGGTCAAGATGAACGGAGCCACGCCGCTGGTGAATCAGATGCTCCGCTGGGGTCCTGGGGCCCGGGCCATCGTCGGGGCATGGCCCAAGACCGGGACGGGGCACTACTACAACGTCATCAACACAGATGGAAAAATCATCTTCCTCGACTTCCAGACCGGAAAGCCGAGGCCGTTCGCGGAGCGGTACGACGAGTGGTACCTCATGAGGATGAACTGA